The genomic stretch CGCCTTCTGTGCAGCAGGCGAGTAACCCCGTCTGATGAGAAGCGCGACGAGATTCAGTGAGGCTCGGGAAAGCTCGGAAAGCTCGGAAAGCTCAGAGAAGCGAATCCATCTTGGGGTCATACTCCCAATGCCACGGCTCGAACGGGCTGCTGTAGGCCCAGGACGGATGGAACCATCCATACTTCTTGGAGTTCTTCTCCATCCACACGAACTCGGCGGAACCGGCTCTCTCCACCCCGCCGCACAGGTCCACAGCCAGCCCGAGCCCGTGGTTGCTCCGCCCCGGCACGGCGGCGAACCCCGGCCGCCGATAGTAAATGGACTGCTGCTCAGCCAGACTCCGGTAAGCGTCGGTCACGCACATGGGCTTCCCGAACCGCTTGCGATACGCCTCGTTCAAGCTGACGAAGGCGATGGTGGCGTCGGCCCTCAGGCTGAACCCCTTCTGCTGCAATGGACAGAGCATGCCCTTGGGGATGAGCCCGTTGGGATAGTCGCCGGCCGTCGCCGCCCGCAACGGATCACAGCCCAGCGCCGCCCGCCCCACCTTGTCAATCTTGATACCCAGCTTCACCAGCGCCGCGGTCAGCGACTTCACGATCTTGTCCGACCGCTGCCGCAACGTATCGACTTCGGCCGCCATCTGAGCCTCCGCCAGCAGATTCCCCGCCCGAAGCTCCTGAGCCTCGGCCACCAGCCGCTCCGCTTCCTTGTAGAGCGCACTGGTCTGCTCGACGGCCTGCTGCCGTACCGCCACGATCTGGGTGGCATCGGTCAGCGCCCGCAGAGTCCGCTGATCCGCTCCCTCGGTCATGAACGGGAAAACCCCACCGCCCGCGATCGGCTGCTCGTACAGCAACTCCACCATTTGCGACACGGGCTGCCGCATCACCGCAAGCCGCCGCTCCAGCTCCTGCAGCGCCGTCAACTTGCTCTTGAGCTCCTTCTCGGAGGCCGCGATGGTGCTCCGCCGCTTCTCAAGGGCCTTGGTGGCCTCCTCGAGCTCCTTGGCAGACCGCTCGGCTTCTTTCCTCAGCTCACGCAGATTCCCCGGATCCCGCCACCCCCGGCCCTGGACCAGCCAATCCATCGGGCCCTGAACGTGAGCCTGGGCCGCTGCGGGAGGCACCAGCAGAGAAGCCACCACCGCCATGACTACCGCGATCAGACCCGCTGATCGTGGTGCTGGCACGTTCGACTCCTCCGTATGCAAACTCGTTACCTGGGTCAGGCACGCACGTTACTACAGCCCTCTGAGTGTCTGGACCGAACTCCGGAGAGCTGCTATGAGACAAACAACCCACTTTGTACAGCCACCCCCCACAACCAGCCACATCGTCACCCCAGCCCATCACCTGGAGCCCCCGCTTCTCGACCGGCACAACCAACCACCCAACCCCCAAAACGCCCCTCACTCCCGCGAGGCCGTACAACACCACGTCCCGGGAACACCGACCTCAAAGCCCAGACACCAACCTCTCAGCGAACCCCAGCACGCCTTCCTGCTCCTCCTCCCGGCACACCTCCCACAACCAGGTGTCCACCCACTCCCCCGGACACCCGCCCCAAGACCGCACAGGAGCAGGCGTATAGGGCTCCTCAACACCAGGCCGCGGACCATGTTCAGGAGCGACCTCAGGCTCCCCACCCCGAGGCCCCTTCGCCACCACCCTCACAGGCGCCGGCACAGCTCCTTCATACGCCCTAGCGGGACGAGCCGGCGCAGGCACAAGCCTCGGCCCGAACGCCACCCCTCTCCCCGCACCGCCACCACCCGCCATGCCAGCGGACGCGACACCATCCTCAAGCCCCTGCACCTGGCCCACCAGCAATCCCCCGGCAAGGATCGCCGGCGCCAGCAACGCCCCGAACAACACGACGGGCCGCCGCCGCACCTGCCTGTACCGCCTACTGGTCACAGGCAGACGCTATCCGCGGTCGTCGATAGCGAATCTGATCACTTGTCATGCCTTTACCGCAGCTCAGAGCACCCATAACCCACCCCGCCAAACTCATCCCAGACCTACGTCCCACGCAGTGCCAGACTTTCGCTAGGCTTACGGGAGTCCGCCTCCGTAGCTCAGGGGATAGAGCACCGCTCTCCTAAAGCGGGTGCCGCAGGTTCGAATCCTGCCGGGGGCACTCTTCTCTACCAGGCATTTCAGCCTCTGGCCTGCGGTTTTTCGGCCGCAGGTCTTTTGCTTCCCATGCCCTCGTAGGTCGCCAAGGGCACCCGCATGCAGCCGTAGGACCATGATCTGGGGACATATGAGGGATGATCTTGATGGCATTTCCCCAGGTCAATGGTTTCGTGGGCCAGTCCGGCGCGGTCAGAGAAGCTCACCCCAAGGGACACTCCGCGCAGCCGCGCTGGGATGGCCATTGCCATGGTCGGCGGCATGCTCACCGGTTGGGAAACCCAACGAGACCGCTGCGCGACGCACCTGTGCGCCCCCAGGAGGAACGGTGGAACAGATCATCAGGTCCTAGGACCGCTCGGTACATCCCATATCGTCCCCGACGGCCAGGACATTACGGCTGGCGGTTGCCCGAGGCACGGTGCACGAGGACACGACCGATCCTGGGATGCTACGGGTGAGTGGCGCGGAAATACGCACTCTGACACAAGAGGCGGACGCGGCCGAAAATGTCGTACGTAAGTTCTAATGTAGGTTCATGATGATCGAGGGACCGGACGGACAAGGGCTTTGGGGAACCAAGGCAAGATTATTTATTGTCTCCTACGCCCCACTCATCGGGATCTTCGCCGCCAGGAGCGCACCGCATTGGTGGTGGACTGCCTCATTGTCCATCCTCGCCGTAGCGGGCGCCGTTGATGGCTGGAGGATGGTCCGCAGCGCCCGGAAGCGCTCAACTGCGCGCATGAAGGTGACCAACGTCGAAGATCAGGGCAACGCGGTCTCGGGCTATCTAGCGACATACCTCCTTCCCTTCCTTTCCGAACTGCCTAGCGGATGGGGTGACGGGATTGCTTACTTTCTATACTTTGCCACCGCCTTCGTGATCTTCCTCAAATCGAATCTTGGAGTCGTAAATCCGACACTCTACGTCCTCGGCTGGCGCGTCTCTCGCGTTGCCCTCAATGGCCGAGACACCCTTCTCGTATCACGCAAACCGGTCAAAGTCGGAGAAAGTGTACATGTAGCAGTGGCGCTCGGAGTGCACGTTACTGTCTCAACATATGGCACCATTGGGGAATGACCCCCGATGAGCCCAGAGCAGTTGGCGATATCACTCTTGATGGCACCCCCTACCTGGTGCTCGGACGACGCAAGGGGCGGCGGGACATGGAGGCGAGGAGGGTCGTGATCCATGAAGATCTACACGAGCCACTCTGGGAGTTGTCCCTGCATGCTCTGGAACGCGTACGGGCAGGTAATGCACGCTCGTACGAGCCGAATGCCGAGCTTGAGCTGGGAGAGGAATATTTCCTACTCGACCTAGATGAGATACCAGAACAGCCAGAGAAGCCCTCTAGGGGGAAGAAGGCTGACCTGACGCCAGAGGACGACAATCAAGATCGAACGGCTGCTCTTATTCGTGCACTCCGGGATGTCGGTGTCCTAGACATACTGGATCCGCACGAGCTTCCGGAGTTCACCCCCACCCTCTTCTACTCGGTCGCATGGCAGCAGGCCGATGACACCTGGGTTCACTTCATTCGTAAGACAAACCCACGTCAAGTGTTCAAGCCCGGCCTGAAATGGCTTGGCTACGGTGACACCTTGAAGCGGATCGCGGACCCTGCGATGGTCATCGATGATCTCATCGACATGATCCTCACCGCAGATCAGCTTGCCGCGTTCAGTGGGCAGCACCTGAAGACCCTTTTTACGGACGTGCATATCGTTCTGCAAGACGTTCCCAAATATGTGGATACCGTCGCCAAGATCCTCGATGAGGAGAGCATCGGCATCACCGAGGATGCCAAGACAGCACTGCTCGCAGCATCCAAGAAGCGAGTCTCCTTTGCCGCGCGACTCTATAGGCTGCAGGAGCGCCTAGCGGAGATCAGGTTGGACCTCAACCGACTGGGCAAGGTCATGGACCTTCATACGATCGACATCGGTTCCTTGCTCGACGGAGAGGGGAAGATCCACTTCCAGGAAGATCAAGCGGGCCTGTTCCTCGATGTTCTCGACGGTCGACTTTTCAAGGATGACTGGACGGGCGAGCCGCGCCGAGCGGATAGGTACTCACGCTGGCAGTCGACGTCCAGCTCGTAAATCAAGGGCTCAGAACCCTGCTCGGCGAGGTCTGGCGCCCGTGAGCAACGGACGGTTTCGAACATCCTGAGGAGCGATCCAGTCGGCGCGTAGCAGAGCGTTCATCACTTCGTTGCTCTTCCGGTTCATGTGATGACCCGCCTGCGATCGTGCTCAACATCGAGCTCTTCCAACTTCTCGATCGCTGCCGCGCGCTCGTCATCAGAAACTGGGCCGTATTCTCCCTCAAGCCAGTGCACCAGCTCCACCAATCGGTCCCGCTCACGCTTGAAACGCAACGCCTCGGCGACGTACCGCGACAGGCCACGCTTCCCCACCTCCGCGCGGATCTCGTCAAGGAGTTCCGGGATCGTCACCGTTACCGTCCTCGTCGCCATACTCGCCGTGCGGTATGTGATCTGCCTTGGCCGGGGACACTGAGGCTGTGGCTGCAATCGTCGCAGGCGTCCTGAGCTGCCGCCAAGACTCGGTGAGCATCCGGGCGCCGAAGGTCGCGTTTCCGGTGTCGCTGGATGCGCTCGCCGAGAGGCTGTGCGCTTGCGCTCTGCGTCAGGCAGCCTATGCCTGACTTCTGGATCATCGGCCCCATCGCGTGGGACCTCGCCCTGTACGTTGACCACCTCCCCGCAAGTGGTCACTTCGTTCAAGCCAGCGAGACTGCCGAGCGCCCAGGCGGAACCGGAGCCAATGTCGCCGTCGCGCTTAGCCAGGCCGGCGGACGCGTCCACATGATCGGCTACGTGGGAACCGACACCGCCGGCCAGAACATGATCAATTTGCTTACGGCTGCCGGAGTCGATGTCGGGCAGGTACAGGTCCTGGAGGGACGCACGTCCACCGTGGTTCTGCTCGTGGAGCCCAACGGCGAACGCACCATCATCGGCATCCACCCTGACCTGCTTCACACCATCACGATCCCCACACAAGCCATGGCGCCCGGAGACATCGTCTACTTTGCCGCCTGGCACGACACGTTCACCGCCGCAGCCCAAGCCATGGCCGTTGCAGGAGCGCTGATCACGAGCGTACCGCCAGGCACAATCCCCGCCATGCAGTACCTGATCGGATCCCGTAACGACTTCACCGCTGTCCCCGACAAGACCATCGCCATCATGACGGAAGGCGCAAACGGGGTCACCGTCTACTCATCCGGCAAGAGCGCTCATTACCCAGCCATTCCCGCAGATGTGGTGGACGCGACTGGTGCGGGTGATGCCTTCGCCGCAGGCCTGCTTTGGGAGGTCGGCAACGGAAAGACGCTGGTCGAAGGCGTGCATCTCGGGCTGGCCTGGGCCGCCGCATCCGTCCAGGAGAGATCGTCCATGCCGACCAAACTTCAGTGAGAGATCGAGCTGTTCCGCCCAATCGGACAAGGGGCTTGCGCCAAGAAGATTAAGCCAACGGTAAGCTACCGGTAATACTCCCAGTCATTCAAGGCAAGAGCCTCTTCCCAATCCGTTTCAATTGTCGTTCCATCGAGAAAAGAAAATGGCGCATACTCCTCCCTGTTTGCGAGGATCTGGAGGATGTCGTCGTAGAGCCCGGACAGCTCCCCGTCAGTAGCTTGCCTAACCCGGTTTACTATCGGGCGCAGCACCCCTAAACGAATCCCGAATTGCCTATAGAGAGCACTCACAAAGATGTCGTCAGATTCGCCAGTCTCACCGAAGGCGAGTGCTGCCATGAACGGTTCATAGTAAGTCAGAATGAATTGATTGAGATCTACGACTAAGTCTATCGCCTCAACCTCGTTGTCGATGGGATCGAACGCGTCGACGCGAAGCGAATCACGACTGTATTGGCCTTTCGGGAAAGAAGCGACGCATCCGTAAGCCACTTCTGGGGGAATTCCACCAATAGATTTGATTGACCGTTTCTGGGCAACGAGCTTGTCCTGGAGGTCGCTTGGCATATCTCCCGACCTTCCCTTCGCCTCTGCAACTACCCATCCGGACGCCCTTCTTCCAAATAGATCAGCGCGTTTACGTGTTGCGGCGAAGGTGGCACGATAACGATGCGCATATCGGTCGACGTGCATTAGAAAGGGAACGAGGAGGACCTGTTCGCTAAAAACGCCCGTCATTGCCTGGCCAAGCGCGTACGAGATAGCCCCCTTTTCGGAACGATCTAATTCGAGAGCCAAGCTGGATCTAACAAGCCGACTGTTGACGGTTCTCCTACGGATATAGGCGGGAATGATTGCGGTACGATGAAGCCATTCCCATACCGAAGCAAAGCCATACCTGACTCTATCGCCCGGCGCGCGGCCCGTGACAAACAACGCGTGGGCGAGATGATCAGCAGTAAACGTTAAAAGGCCACTCGGATAAACGCTCGCGTCGAAGGCTGTCGCATTGTACGAGACCTGGAAGGGTCGACCTGTTGGCATATGACATCCTCTCCTCCTGCAGCCGGTAAGGCCGACATCCTTATTAGCACATATGTGATTGCTGTAGAAGAGATACCTCGCGGTCACCGTTGAACTCGAATGCAGGCAAGATGCTGTAGCCCCACGGCACTACCTGACGCGTGGGGCCAATGTGTGGATACGCACACTGGGGTCGGTGATGATACTGGACTGCACCTCGCCCGGGGCGATGAACTTGACATCCTGGCTAAATTGCTGGGCCCCGCGAACGTTCGCCTCCAGTTCCTGCCACGTCCTGGGCTCTCCCGACGGCGGCAGGATCACCCCGCTCGGCAGGTGGCCTGTGCAGCGGGAGGCACAGGCTGGGACAGCCGCGTACCCCGAGTCAAGTTCTTCGGACTCGCGCCTGTGCGGCTGACCGGTCAGCTCGCGACCTCCACCCCTAGTACCTCGGCGAGTTGCCCCACCACTCTTATCTGGTCTAGCGGCAGCCCGACCGTTGTCCATCTTGGAGAACCAGAAGGTTGGCCAGGCGAGTTTCTGGGCGAAGGCGGCTTGACCTCAGCCTTGCGGTGACCGTCCGACCCGCTGACGCTGGTCACGTACTGTCCTCACGTCGCCCCCTCCCTTCCCGTCGTCGCTTGCTTCGACGATAGAGCGGGTGAGATCGCGTTCCTTTGGGCGAGGCGCCGACTCGCAGTGAAGATTCTAGAGATCAGGCGTCCATCAAACCGAACCGGCTCCAGCGTGCAGAGCTCTTCATGCGTGTACGTACGGGACCCTTCGTTTGGGTCGACTTTGCGGGAAGAATCGCGAATTAGTTGGTTACCGCTGCAATCGACTCTGGCGGGGTTATCGTCGGTTGGGGGCCTTGAGAGCCGTACGAGGAGAGATCGGCATGCCTGGTCTTGATCGCGAGGCGATGCAGGCAGCGATGTTACGCATCCAGAAGTTGTCCGACGACAACTGGTGGGCCCTGCATGCCTCCAGCACGCTGATGGAAGCCGAAGCATGGGTTGGGCCAAGCGGGAACCGCTTCGGTGACACAGTTCACGGAAGCCAGCGTGAGTTGCGCGCGATGCTGGCCCAGGCCGTCACCATGGCCAAGGACGAGTTGGCGAGGGCGAAATGAGCTTCACCGGAGTCAAACTGCCGGAGTTCGACACCCTGGTCGCACGTCACACGGCTGCCGCCATGCAAATCGAGGAGCTTGCCTCGCTGTTATACGGGGAGCTGAACGGTGCAGGGCTGGACACCGCTCCAGCGGAACGGATCAGGAAACTCGCGGCGCAGGTCGGCCAGGAAGCCGAAGACCTACGCAAACGGCAGCGCATCGTCCGGGAGATGGAACGACTCAAGATCTCCATCGGGCCGCCCGTAGCGACGGGAACCCTCATCGCGGTCCCGGATTCGCTCCCCCAGGCTCAAGGGATACTCGACGGCGCGGCCGCAGCCAAAGCGGCCAAGGCCGCGGCGGCCGGGGACAAGAACGCGTTGAAGCAGTTGCAGGCGTACGCGTCGAAGGCGCGAGACGCCGGGTTCGTCAAGGCGTTCCTTTCCCAGCTCGGCGCCAAGGGGGTGACGGAAGTGCCGGCCGCGATCGCCGCTCAACTGCGTGCCGCGGCCTCAGCGGGTAACGCTGGTCAGACCTCCAAGGAAGCCCGGGAGGCGATGCGGTTACTCGCCACGGCACTGGCCAAGGGAACCAATCCCCGCGATCCCGCGTACATGGACGACTGCTTCCTCAACGAGTTGGTCAAGCACGGGCGCAGTGAGTTCAAGGTGAACGGCGTCTCCTACTACGGATATCAGGCGCAGGCACTGATCTGGCGGGCAAGCGAGGGCAAGCCGCCGTTCTCCGAGAAGTTCATGCAGGTTGTCGGACGAGACGCCATCGTCTTCGAGAAGGAGAAGTTCCAGGACCGCTGGAAGGCGTCCAAAGACGCAATCGGGAGCGCTCTGGGCAGCAAACAGATGCCCATGGCGGACCTCGCCACCGTGCTCGGCGTCACCCAATGGATGACTCCCGGAACGCCCTCGATGGGGTCCGCGAAGCAGCCTGTCGACGAGTCACGAAAACGGCTCGGCTCGGCGGTCATCGACGACCTGTTCCATGCGGCGGCTAGCGACGCGAAGGCCTCACAGGCCCTGCTGAATCACAAGCCGGCCGGATGGAAGCAGTCGGTTCTGTCCTACATGCTGACCGATCGCCTCGGCGCGTTTCAGTTCCATGGCAACACCGACCCGTTCGGGCAGGCGCTGCGGAAGGCGCTGGTCGGAAGGGACCCCGTCTCGCTGGCCTTGACCACGGAAGCAGTGAACACCCTCAAGGAACAGGCCAAGAAGGTCTTCGCAGCGGATAGCAGTGGGAAACTCTCCATTACCGATCGGAAGCTGTTCGATCAGCTGAGTTTCCTCAGGCATCCCATGGGCAGCGCCTTGGCGGCCCATATCGATCAGGTCTACGGCACATACGAGACCAAGAGCGGGGGCTTCCTAGGGCCCGACAAGCGACAGATCAACAAGGCCGACATGGATCGACTGCTCGTACTGGTCAGCGGCGACAGAGACGCCGCCACAGAACTTCAGGCCGCCGAAGCAGCACACATGCTTGAGACGATCAACGACTCCTTCAAGGCGAACGGCGGGAAAGAGGTGGACTCTGCACTACGTCCAGAGGCCAGAGTCTTCGGACACCTGGTGGAGGCCCGCAGGCTGGCCTTACTCGCCAACGCATGGAGCGATGAGCAGGCCAGAAAAGATGCGAAAGACACAATTAATGCTGCATTTGCCTTCCTAGTAGGACCGACCGGACAGCTTGGCACCAAGGTAGCGGGAGAGATCGGCGGGCAAGTCGCAGAGAAGGGCGCCGAGATAGGGTTCGACAAACTTGCTGCATTAGCCGCCGAACGCATGATCAAACTAGGCGTCACATCAGGCGAGGCCTTGAATACCGCCAACAACCAAAACGAGATGATCGTGTGGCTGATGAAGAGCGGCATCACTAGCGCGAAGATCGCTGCCGGGGATTGGCCTCGCGCCGCCATGAGGGCCGCCGAGAACACCCGCTTCGTCACTGGCGGTCATCCGCCTACCATCAAGCCCATACAGGAAATTGTCGCCGATCCGGTGACATTTGATCAGTTCATGAAATGGGCACGACGGTACACCGACATCGAAGAGATCACAAGTAACTTGCATGACACCATGAACACGGCAACGGACACCGTGCATGGCAATTTGGGAATCAACAAGTACTGACATGAAGCCTCCAACCGTCAGGCATATCGCTGGCACCGGCACCGGACTGGTCCTTATCTTCGCGATGGTGACCGGTTGCACCGGCACTGGTTCGCCATCATCGCCGAGCCCGGACAACAAGACCATCGCCAGTCCGGTTACCGACGCC from Nonomuraea polychroma encodes the following:
- a CDS encoding M15 family metallopeptidase, with amino-acid sequence MAVVASLLVPPAAAQAHVQGPMDWLVQGRGWRDPGNLRELRKEAERSAKELEEATKALEKRRSTIAASEKELKSKLTALQELERRLAVMRQPVSQMVELLYEQPIAGGGVFPFMTEGADQRTLRALTDATQIVAVRQQAVEQTSALYKEAERLVAEAQELRAGNLLAEAQMAAEVDTLRQRSDKIVKSLTAALVKLGIKIDKVGRAALGCDPLRAATAGDYPNGLIPKGMLCPLQQKGFSLRADATIAFVSLNEAYRKRFGKPMCVTDAYRSLAEQQSIYYRRPGFAAVPGRSNHGLGLAVDLCGGVERAGSAEFVWMEKNSKKYGWFHPSWAYSSPFEPWHWEYDPKMDSLL
- a CDS encoding CopG family transcriptional regulator → MTIPELLDEIRAEVGKRGLSRYVAEALRFKRERDRLVELVHWLEGEYGPVSDDERAAAIEKLEELDVEHDRRRVIT
- a CDS encoding carbohydrate kinase family protein — translated: MPDFWIIGPIAWDLALYVDHLPASGHFVQASETAERPGGTGANVAVALSQAGGRVHMIGYVGTDTAGQNMINLLTAAGVDVGQVQVLEGRTSTVVLLVEPNGERTIIGIHPDLLHTITIPTQAMAPGDIVYFAAWHDTFTAAAQAMAVAGALITSVPPGTIPAMQYLIGSRNDFTAVPDKTIAIMTEGANGVTVYSSGKSAHYPAIPADVVDATGAGDAFAAGLLWEVGNGKTLVEGVHLGLAWAAASVQERSSMPTKLQ